The proteins below come from a single uncultured Dethiosulfovibrio sp. genomic window:
- a CDS encoding methyl-accepting chemotaxis protein, translating to MKTLSIGKKLVSVVLSAVVLGIAIMATVVYTRTGSMQSDSAIEYSHALAEVHAKDVQAKLEAGLGVAQVMAQIMEGFGTIGLGGRRNYFNNMLQKVLESNPSFIGIWSCWEPKALDGLDSRYANREGSDETGRFIPYWNRSSGEIKLEPLVDYDKPGIGDYYQVPLKTGKDTIVEPYMYPLNGKDTLLISLVSPIKKDGKVLGVVGVDIVVDELQSMVEGIKPYGTGVSAIFSNNGTVVAHFDPSRIGKQMRDSERDMNGNRTDDFADAVKAGREHSHTVYADHMNTDIYVMATPISIGGTDTPWAFVVGVPINKVMEPVRSLLYYIAFVAMAVTILVALVVLLAARGVTRPLQTVIRLAQRARGGDLTVAREDFGPTRGDELGQMADALADMISKQRESLQAISAVAERLGNTAEDLSAVAQETNAGVEETRAGADDVSSQMDSLAITAKEMNVSVDEVASGAQSTAQKGTDMANEVDEARSAGEEGIDAVGKVASSVKEMAKEALRAAKEMKGLGDQAREIQSFVVQISRIADQTNLLALNAAIEAARAGEAGRGFAVVAEEVRNLAEESNQAATKIANLASDITKNLDTVVSSSEKNAKESQESSDLAENTKAIIDKMMDGLSKIASATQDLAAVSQEQAASSEEIASAVQGVSSKVSLAASSSDTVRSQIGEVASAAERVARGSEELAEVSMELRGLVRSFKLSDDLRSRGLVSTEK from the coding sequence ATGAAGACTTTGAGCATAGGAAAGAAGCTTGTTTCGGTGGTTTTGAGTGCCGTTGTTTTGGGGATAGCCATAATGGCTACGGTGGTTTACACCAGGACCGGATCTATGCAGTCCGATTCGGCTATCGAGTATAGTCATGCTCTGGCGGAGGTTCACGCTAAAGACGTCCAGGCTAAGCTTGAGGCCGGGCTGGGGGTCGCCCAGGTGATGGCCCAGATAATGGAGGGCTTTGGAACCATAGGTCTTGGAGGTAGACGAAATTATTTTAACAACATGCTTCAAAAAGTTTTAGAGTCAAACCCAAGCTTTATCGGTATATGGTCCTGCTGGGAGCCTAAAGCCCTTGACGGCCTCGATTCTCGGTACGCTAACAGGGAAGGATCCGACGAAACCGGTCGCTTTATACCATACTGGAATCGCTCAAGCGGTGAGATTAAGCTGGAACCTCTCGTAGATTACGACAAGCCAGGGATCGGAGACTACTATCAGGTTCCCCTTAAAACAGGAAAAGACACGATAGTGGAGCCCTATATGTATCCTCTGAACGGAAAGGATACTTTGCTCATAAGCCTGGTTTCCCCTATTAAGAAGGACGGTAAGGTCTTAGGTGTCGTAGGAGTGGATATCGTAGTCGATGAGCTCCAGAGTATGGTGGAGGGCATTAAGCCCTACGGTACCGGCGTTTCCGCCATATTCAGCAACAACGGCACAGTGGTGGCCCATTTCGACCCCTCAAGGATCGGCAAGCAGATGCGGGATTCGGAGAGGGACATGAACGGGAATAGGACCGACGATTTTGCCGATGCGGTCAAAGCTGGCAGGGAGCATTCCCACACCGTATACGCCGATCATATGAATACCGATATCTACGTTATGGCTACGCCTATCTCCATCGGAGGGACCGATACTCCTTGGGCCTTCGTCGTCGGGGTTCCCATTAACAAGGTTATGGAGCCCGTCAGATCGCTTCTCTATTACATAGCTTTCGTGGCTATGGCCGTGACGATTTTGGTCGCCCTGGTCGTGTTGCTGGCGGCTCGAGGGGTCACCAGACCTCTTCAGACGGTTATAAGGCTGGCCCAGAGGGCTAGAGGTGGCGATCTTACCGTCGCCAGGGAGGATTTTGGCCCTACCAGAGGGGACGAGTTAGGACAGATGGCCGACGCCCTGGCCGATATGATCTCGAAACAGCGGGAGTCCCTCCAGGCTATCTCTGCTGTAGCAGAGAGGCTTGGGAATACCGCCGAGGATCTCTCTGCGGTGGCCCAGGAGACCAACGCCGGAGTGGAGGAGACCAGAGCCGGTGCGGATGACGTTTCCTCTCAGATGGACAGCCTGGCGATAACCGCCAAGGAGATGAACGTCTCGGTGGATGAGGTCGCCAGTGGTGCACAGTCTACGGCACAAAAGGGCACAGATATGGCCAACGAGGTGGATGAGGCTCGTTCCGCCGGGGAAGAAGGAATAGATGCCGTCGGCAAGGTAGCCTCAAGCGTTAAAGAGATGGCTAAAGAGGCCCTTCGTGCCGCTAAGGAGATGAAAGGCCTCGGCGACCAGGCGAGGGAGATCCAGAGCTTTGTGGTTCAGATAAGCAGAATAGCGGATCAGACTAACCTTTTGGCCCTGAACGCCGCTATAGAGGCGGCCCGGGCGGGAGAGGCTGGCCGAGGGTTTGCGGTGGTCGCCGAGGAGGTTCGGAACCTGGCGGAGGAGAGCAATCAGGCGGCGACGAAGATAGCGAACCTGGCTTCCGATATAACCAAGAACCTCGATACCGTGGTTTCTTCGTCGGAGAAAAACGCTAAAGAGTCGCAAGAGTCGAGCGATCTGGCGGAAAACACCAAGGCTATCATAGATAAAATGATGGATGGTCTTTCCAAAATAGCCTCGGCGACCCAGGACCTTGCGGCGGTATCTCAGGAACAGGCGGCGTCCAGCGAGGAGATCGCCAGTGCGGTCCAAGGCGTTTCGTCGAAGGTGAGTTTAGCGGCGTCCTCTTCCGACACTGTTCGAAGTCAGATAGGAGAGGTCGCTTCCGCTGCGGAGCGGGTAGCCCGTGGCTCGGAGGAACTGGCGGAGGTCTCCATGGAACTGAGGGGACTGGTGAGGTCCTTCAAGCTTTCCGATGACCTTCGATCTCGAGGTCTTGTCTCCACGGAAAAATAA
- a CDS encoding response regulator transcription factor, whose protein sequence is MKYNLLPGVVLVRILMIGDKDTVNTGENQNLFGDLSREFTVVRISDPQEGLEMLKSNKYDCVIIDRKNEQDSCGMDLLSFNKESGMGLPIMIISSDKTVEDLVEMFNQGADDYVGAPCDSREIISRVHSLIRRSAQSHRPLLTCGRLILDPIARECRIDGTIVPLRRREFDILELLMKHDNQVFSRERIITEVWQKEYDGTSNVVDVHIKYLRDKLREHKMDSIVVTVRGVGYKVQCSDLI, encoded by the coding sequence ATGAAATACAATCTTTTACCAGGGGTGGTACTAGTGAGAATTCTGATGATAGGGGATAAGGATACGGTAAACACAGGTGAAAACCAGAACCTTTTTGGAGATCTTTCCAGAGAGTTCACGGTGGTCAGGATAAGCGATCCTCAGGAAGGCCTGGAGATGCTTAAGTCCAACAAGTACGATTGCGTCATCATAGACAGAAAGAACGAACAGGACTCCTGCGGCATGGACCTCCTCAGCTTCAACAAAGAGAGCGGCATGGGACTTCCTATAATGATCATATCCAGCGATAAAACCGTCGAAGATCTGGTCGAAATGTTCAACCAGGGTGCGGACGACTACGTCGGAGCTCCCTGCGATAGCAGGGAGATAATATCCAGGGTTCACTCCCTCATCCGAAGGAGTGCCCAGAGCCACAGGCCCCTCCTTACCTGCGGAAGGCTCATACTTGACCCTATCGCCAGGGAGTGCCGCATAGACGGAACCATAGTTCCTCTTAGAAGAAGGGAGTTCGACATACTCGAGCTTCTCATGAAACACGATAATCAGGTGTTCTCCAGGGAGAGGATAATAACCGAGGTATGGCAGAAGGAGTACGACGGCACAAGCAACGTAGTCGACGTACACATAAAATACCTCAGGGATAAGCTCAGAGAGCATAAAATGGATTCTATAGTAGTGACAGTAAGAGGGGTCGGATACAAGGTACAGTGTAGCGACCTAATCTAA
- the rpsO gene encoding 30S ribosomal protein S15, producing MLTKEQKGVIIEDYHTHGSDTGSPEVQIAILTKRIRDLTEHLKVHKHDYHSKKGLLTMVGRRRKMLRYVREKDFNRYKSLIERLGLRH from the coding sequence ATGCTTACAAAAGAACAGAAGGGCGTAATTATCGAGGATTATCACACTCACGGTAGCGATACCGGATCTCCTGAGGTTCAGATCGCCATCCTCACCAAAAGGATCAGGGATCTCACCGAGCATCTTAAGGTCCATAAACACGACTATCACTCTAAAAAAGGCCTTCTTACCATGGTCGGCCGTCGTCGTAAGATGCTTCGCTACGTCAGGGAGAAGGACTTCAACCGCTATAAGAGCCTCATCGAGAGGCTGGGACTCAGACACTAG
- a CDS encoding polyribonucleotide nucleotidyltransferase: protein MKKTYKVTIGAQEMVFETGKVAKQASGSIWASQGETVVLTTACMTDKPREGLDFFPLLVDFEERFYSAGKIPGGFIKREGRPSQTATISARVIDRSIRSLFEGWMRHDVHVVATVLSVDQLNAPNILAINAASAALTISDIPWGGPVGAVRIGCIDGELVVNPTEAQMIDSSLELVVSGHADGITMVESGSKEVSEELLVDAMEMAHQEIKKIVALQLQMRDEIGRPKIVIEPPQVFSEIDQWVEGNLKEDIGRAVMIHEKKERGSAIREIEAKAKEHFAESYPDRGSYISKVVEQWVKTMMRTITVKEKRRADGRRTDELRAVSCEVDVLPRVHGSAIFTRGETQALATATLGMLGEDDQLIDGLKHDEPNKSFLLHYNFPPFSVGEVRPMRGPGRREIGHGVLAERALFPVVPKEDEFPYVTRVVSDILESNGSSSQASVCGGSLALMSAGVPIKRHVAGIAMGLIKEGDDVVVLTDIQGLEDHYGDMDFKVAGTRDGVTALQMDNKAGGITRAILQQALAQARDARMAILDVMEEAISEPRDLSPNAPRMHTMTINVDKIRDVIGPGGKVIRGITQETGAKVNIDDNGQVLVAGATQEEVNAAIKMISDIVREVQAGEVFLGKVTRLMAFGTFVEVLPGKEGLLHVSEISTHRVGKVEDVFKPGDQVLVMVREIDDMGRINLTRKKILADEAKVKEAGLETCLPFEAERDTFIGTLPPAPPAGADGPRRRPGGDDRRRSGSGDGGRGRR, encoded by the coding sequence ATGAAGAAGACCTATAAGGTAACTATTGGGGCACAGGAGATGGTATTTGAGACCGGTAAGGTCGCAAAGCAGGCTTCTGGGTCCATCTGGGCCAGCCAGGGTGAGACGGTTGTCCTTACCACCGCCTGTATGACCGATAAGCCCAGGGAGGGGCTGGATTTTTTCCCCCTTCTCGTCGACTTTGAGGAACGTTTTTACTCTGCAGGAAAGATTCCCGGTGGATTCATAAAGAGGGAGGGCCGTCCGTCTCAGACCGCCACCATAAGCGCGAGGGTCATAGATCGCTCAATAAGGTCGCTTTTTGAGGGATGGATGCGTCACGATGTCCACGTTGTCGCGACGGTTCTTTCCGTGGACCAGCTCAACGCCCCTAATATACTGGCGATAAACGCTGCCTCCGCCGCTTTGACTATATCGGATATCCCTTGGGGAGGACCGGTAGGAGCGGTAAGGATCGGTTGTATCGACGGAGAGTTGGTCGTCAACCCCACAGAGGCCCAGATGATCGACAGCTCTCTGGAGCTTGTGGTCAGCGGTCACGCCGACGGTATCACCATGGTGGAGTCGGGCTCTAAAGAGGTTTCCGAGGAGCTTTTAGTCGACGCTATGGAGATGGCCCATCAGGAGATAAAGAAGATCGTCGCCCTTCAGCTTCAGATGAGGGATGAGATTGGACGTCCTAAGATAGTGATCGAGCCTCCTCAGGTCTTCTCAGAGATAGACCAGTGGGTCGAGGGCAATCTGAAAGAGGACATCGGCCGTGCCGTAATGATTCACGAGAAAAAGGAAAGAGGATCGGCTATTCGGGAGATAGAGGCTAAGGCAAAGGAGCACTTCGCCGAATCCTACCCCGACAGAGGTAGCTATATCTCCAAGGTGGTCGAGCAGTGGGTAAAAACTATGATGAGAACGATCACCGTCAAGGAAAAGAGACGGGCTGACGGCAGAAGGACCGACGAGCTTAGGGCGGTATCCTGTGAGGTCGACGTTTTGCCGAGAGTACACGGTTCGGCTATTTTCACCAGAGGTGAGACCCAGGCGCTTGCTACCGCCACTTTGGGGATGTTAGGTGAGGACGATCAGCTTATCGATGGTCTGAAGCACGATGAGCCTAACAAGAGCTTCCTTCTTCACTATAACTTCCCTCCTTTCTCTGTAGGAGAGGTTAGGCCTATGAGAGGTCCCGGCAGGCGAGAGATAGGCCACGGCGTTTTAGCGGAAAGAGCTCTGTTCCCTGTGGTCCCGAAAGAGGACGAATTCCCCTACGTCACCAGGGTGGTCTCCGATATCCTCGAGTCGAACGGTTCCAGTTCCCAGGCGTCGGTCTGTGGCGGAAGTTTGGCTCTCATGAGCGCTGGAGTTCCTATCAAGAGGCACGTGGCTGGCATCGCTATGGGGCTGATCAAAGAGGGAGATGACGTAGTCGTCCTTACCGATATCCAGGGGCTTGAGGATCACTACGGAGATATGGATTTCAAGGTGGCCGGAACCAGAGACGGCGTTACCGCCCTTCAGATGGATAACAAAGCGGGAGGTATCACCAGAGCTATCCTTCAGCAGGCGCTGGCTCAGGCTCGAGATGCCAGAATGGCGATCCTGGACGTTATGGAAGAGGCTATCTCCGAGCCAAGGGACCTTTCCCCTAACGCCCCTAGAATGCACACTATGACTATCAACGTGGATAAGATCAGGGATGTCATAGGACCTGGCGGAAAGGTCATCAGGGGAATAACCCAGGAGACCGGAGCTAAGGTGAACATCGACGATAACGGCCAGGTTCTGGTCGCCGGGGCGACTCAGGAAGAGGTCAACGCCGCCATCAAGATGATCAGTGATATAGTCCGGGAGGTTCAGGCAGGGGAGGTCTTCCTTGGTAAGGTCACCAGGCTAATGGCCTTCGGGACCTTTGTGGAGGTCCTTCCTGGAAAAGAGGGTCTCCTTCACGTCAGCGAGATAAGCACCCATCGGGTTGGCAAGGTAGAGGACGTGTTCAAGCCTGGAGATCAGGTCCTGGTCATGGTCAGAGAGATCGACGACATGGGCAGAATCAACCTCACCAGAAAGAAGATCCTCGCCGACGAGGCAAAGGTCAAAGAGGCGGGCCTTGAGACCTGTCTGCCCTTCGAGGCGGAGAGGGACACATTTATAGGGACCCTTCCTCCCGCACCTCCTGCAGGAGCTGACGGACCTAGAAGGCGTCCTGGCGGCGACGATCGTCGCAGGAGTGGAAGCGGAGACGGCGGAAGAGGTAGGAGATAA
- the dut gene encoding dUTP diphosphatase: MDVFVPVVREGEAKRLPLPRYETEGSAGMDLVASEAVTIPPGQCKAVPTGLKIAVPVGFEAQIRPRSGLALKKSIMVPNSPGTIDSDYRGEVKVILMNLGDSTFEISPGDRIAQMVLAPVVRSVWKEVVSLESTERGEGGFGSTGLSSSLDEID; encoded by the coding sequence GTGGATGTATTCGTCCCCGTGGTAAGGGAAGGGGAAGCCAAAAGGCTTCCCCTTCCTCGCTATGAAACCGAGGGTTCCGCTGGTATGGATTTGGTGGCCTCCGAGGCTGTTACTATCCCTCCAGGCCAATGTAAGGCTGTTCCTACAGGCCTTAAGATCGCCGTCCCAGTGGGGTTTGAGGCCCAGATAAGGCCGAGAAGCGGCCTGGCTCTTAAAAAATCCATAATGGTCCCAAATTCCCCTGGCACCATAGACTCGGATTACAGAGGAGAGGTCAAGGTCATTCTGATGAACCTGGGAGATTCTACTTTTGAGATATCCCCCGGGGATAGAATAGCTCAGATGGTGCTGGCTCCTGTTGTAAGATCTGTCTGGAAAGAGGTAGTCTCCCTGGAATCAACGGAGAGAGGTGAGGGAGGCTTCGGCAGCACCGGCCTATCCTCCAGTCTCGACGAAATTGATTAA